In the genome of Pelmatolapia mariae isolate MD_Pm_ZW linkage group LG4, Pm_UMD_F_2, whole genome shotgun sequence, the window CAGAGAGATCCGTGCCAAAAGCAAGCATGTGCAATTCAGAAGTGTTTACAAGGTGCTTTAAGCGCTCACTTTGACGCAATTATATGTTGGTGAAGTGAACCTGAACTGTTGCTTAACTCTGTCTCCCTCCTGCAGCTAATAAGTACGTGGAAAGCCTGTGCGAGAAGGAGATCGCGGAGATGCGGCGGTGCTGTCAAGTGCATGCGGGAAACTCCATTTGCTGCTCCGGGTTCAAAGACTCAAAACCCGCAGAGAGTAAAAGTAGCGAATAGCTCCATGTTGCATGTATCAGTATAACATGACAGTGGAGTTTCCTGAGTTGTTGCATATTTATTTGTCGGTCTGCTACCATCCgtttgttaaatttaaatagGGTTTTCTCACAGCAGACATTTTGATATTGCAGAAAGCCTCATAAGCACTCACTCCCCTGGGGCTAAATGGCACACCTCTGGCAGCCTGGCAAAGCTGAACAATGCAAGCTGTCTAATGTACTTAAATATTATCATGTCGTTCTGTCCACACCCAATGTATTTCCCATGCCTAGTATGAAATTTCAAGTATGTGTGTGGCAAGGAGTTTTATTCTAATTAGTAATAAGAAAGATtattttaaccctggagaacccatggggtcaaatttgaccccatggtttccctagaaaaccaatggggtcggctctgaccccatgggttctccagggttaaataaGAATTTCCCTGGAAATCGAGACTAACTTGTTATTCATACAACATCTCAGCCTACAGCGAACATCCTACAGTGGATAACTGTTAGGGGTGTAGAGGAGAACATGGCAGAAAGACAAAGTTTAATGCTAGCTGGGTAGACAAGGCTGAGGCTCtaacagttgtttttttccttctggtaaagaaataaaatatttgcacTTTGAATGAAACAATTGGGTTATACTTTTTTAATTTAGGAGCATCATTCACCACTCATGCAATGATTAGGACAAGAAAGTCATTACAATTTCAGATTTGTTGATTGATTCATGATGTCAAACATTTTCTTGATGGAAGCAGGTAAAAGTGGAGGTGTGAAATTAATAATACTCTGGTAGATTTGTGGCTTTCAGTTAATTCAACAACCTTATTGACTAC includes:
- the cmc4 gene encoding cx9C motif-containing protein 4 — protein: MPQRDPCQKQACAIQKCLQANKYVESLCEKEIAEMRRCCQVHAGNSICCSGFKDSKPAESKSSE